The Streptomyces durmitorensis genome contains the following window.
GCTCCTTGTAGGCGGAGGAGGAGTCGAGGATGCCGAGCCCGACGTTCGACGTGCCGTCGCCCATGCCGAAGATCCAGCCGTAGCCGGGAAGGAGCCGGTCCTCGGAGCCGCGCCGGTCCCACAGCTCAAGCCAGGACTCCAGGTAGTCGTCGTCGTGGCGGGGCGAGGTGAAGTACGTACGGACGGCGACGCCCATCGGGCGGTCGTCGCGGCGGTGCAGACCCATCGCGAGGGAGAGCCGCGTCGAGTTGCCGTCGGCGGCGACCACCAGCGGGGCGTGGAAGGTGACCGGGGTCTTCTCCTCGCCGAGCTTGGCGTGCACGCCGGTGATGCGGCCCGTGCGGTCGTCGACGATCGGGGCGCCGACGTTGCACCGCTGGTGCAGTCGGGCGCCCGCCTTCTGGGCCTGGTTGGCGAGCTGCTCGTCGAAGTCGTCGCGCTTACGGACGAGGCCGTAGTTCGGGTAGGCGGCGAGTTCCGGCCAATCGAGTTGGAGCCGAACACCGCCCCCGATGATGCGCAGGCCCTTGTTCCGCAGCCAGCCCGCCTCCTCGGAGATGTCGATCCCCATGGAGACGAGCTGTTTGGTGGCGCGCGGCGTCAGGCCGTCGCCACAGACCTTTTCCCTTGGGAACGCGGTCTTCTCCAGGAGGAGTACGTCGAGTCCGGCCTTCGCCAAGTAGTAGGCGGTCGTGGAACCGGCTGGCCCGGCCCCGACGACGATCACATCAGCGGTGTGTTCGGTGAGGGGCTGGGGCTCGGTCACGGCGGGTTCTCCCCAAGGCTCGAAATCTGTGTGCCGGAGGGCACGGGTTATGGGCAGTCTATGCAGCGGTACTGATCAGCCAGCCGAAGGGCCACCCGTGACAAAGCAGGCACTGCCGACGAAGACCCTGCCCGCCGTACACCTGCGTGTTCCCACCCACGAGGACGCCTTCGTCTGGCACCGGCTGTTCGACGACCCGGACGTCATGGAGTTCCACGGCGGCGCGCCGGCCGAGCTCTCCGTGTACGAGGAGCTGACCGCCCGGCAGCGCAGACACGACGCCGAACACGGTTTCTGCTTCTGGACGTTGCTCGACGCGGACGGCGAGCCGATCGGCTTCACCGGGGCGCAGCCCTGGCCGCACGATTGGGGACCCAAGGGCGAGATCGAGATCGGCTGGCGGCTCGGCCGCGCCGCCTGGGGCAAGGGGTACGCGACCGCCGCCGCGCAGGCCACCCTGGAGCGGGTGCGCGCGGCGGGCGTGGGGCACGTGGTGGCGATGGTCGACGCCCGCAACGAACGGTCCGTCGCGGTGACCCGGCGGCTCGGCATGGAGCTGGCCGAGACCTTCACGACGCCGGTGTCGAAGCGGGAGGCACACCGCTTCCGGCTCGCCCTGTAGGGGTCTACCCTGCCGGTACCGCTGGGGGGTGACGCCCGTGCCGAAGGCACCCAGGACAGCCGGCGAAGTACGCGTGCCGCGGCTGATCGGTCTGATGGCCGTCGACGCGCGCGAGTCGGCGGCGAAGCACGGCGTGCTGCTCGCGGCGCCGGACCGCCCCGACTTCCACCTCGTCGTCCTCGACCATGTCGTCCGGCAGTACCCGCTCCCCGACACGTGGATCCCGCGCGACGCCGTCGTCACCGTCTGGTTCGAGCTCGGCCCCGGCGAGGGCGACGGCGGCGCGGGAGTGCGCGAGCCGCGCCGCCCGGGGCCTGGGGACGGCGGGCTGCGCCAGGAACTGGACGAGCCGGGCAACAACGAGGTCGGCGCCGTGCTCTAGCCGTGCCCCAGCCGTGCTCCAGCCGCCGCCCGGCCCCTCGGCCAGTCCCTCAGGCCGTCCCTCAGGCAGCCCCTCAGCCGTTGATCCGCCAGTGCTCGAGCGCGGTCCGGTGGGTCTCCTCGCCCTCGCCCGCGGGCCAGAAGTCCGCGCGCCAGGAGAGCTGGATGGCGTACTCGGTGCCGTTGTCCGCGACGTAACTCTGGTTCAGGGCATGGATCTCGCGGCCCGCCGTGTCGGTGTAGGTGTACTCCCAGATCGCGCCGCTGCGCCCCTGGAAGGTGTTCGGCTCAAGACGGATCCGCTCGTAGTCCGACTTCTTCGGGTCCTTCTTGGCGTCCTTCTCGATGGTCGTGAAGTTCTCGTACGAGGTGTACGGGGCGTTCGGGACCACGCCGACGATGAACTCCTCCCGGCCGGTCGACCCGCCGTACACGACCTGGCCCGGCCGTTCCTCGCCGTGCCGGGTCCAGCCGTCGGGCACGGCGAACTCGAAGCCGCTCACGTCGGACACCAGGTCGTACCCTGCGGGCAGTTCGGGGCCCTCGTCCACGGTGTCGGGGGTCTCGCTCGGCTCTTCGGTGGGAGTGAACGCGGGGGACGGCGAGGGCGCCTCGGTGGGGTTCTCGGTGGGGTTCTCGCTGGGGTCCTCGCTGCGGCTGATGGCGGGCTTGTCGTCCTTGCCCCCGGCCTTGTCGGCCTTGCCGTCGTCGTTGTTCTGCCAGAGCAGGACGCCGGCCGCGATGCCGCTGCCGATGAGGAAGGCGGCGGCGAGGGTGCCGACCCAGAGGGCGGTGCGGCGGGACTGGGGGGTGGCCGGGGGCCGCTGGTGCAGCTGGAAGGTGTTGGGGTCGTAGGCGGCGGGGGCGTAGGCCGGGTTCGCGGCCGGGTCGTACGCGGGTTGGGGCACCGGGGTGGTGCCGTTGACGGGCCCCACGGCTCCGACGGCACCAACTGCACCGACTGCACCGACTGCACCGACGGCGCCTTCGGTGGGCGCGGTGGCCACGGAACCGGGAGTGCTGGGAGTGCTGGGAGTGCTGGGCGCGCCCGCGGGTCCTGCCGGCATCGGAGGGACGTGCGGCATCGGCGCCACGACGCCCGTCCGCTGTCCCGTCATCTGGAGCAGGAACGGCGCGATCAACGCGGCGGCGAACACCCAGAGCAGCCCGAACAACAGCGCGTCCGGCACGCTCACGCCCGCCTCGAAGCTGCCGTTGCCCGAGCCGCTCCCGCCGCCGCCTGAGCCGAACTCCGACGCCGCGCTCCCGGAGGCGTCGACGCTGAATCCGCCGAGCCCGGCGAGGAGCAGGAAGAGCCCGAAGAAGACACCGGCGGCGAGCAGTTGCTCGCCTCGGTGCGCGGAGCGGCGTGCGGCGAGGACGCCGATGGTCAGCGCACACACGAGCCCGAGCGCCAACGCGCCCACGATCGCCCAGTCGTTGGTGACGTCGCCGAGCTCGGAGAGCCCGAACGACTCGCTCTCGTAGCCG
Protein-coding sequences here:
- a CDS encoding serine/threonine kinase encodes the protein MAVDARESAAKHGVLLAAPDRPDFHLVVLDHVVRQYPLPDTWIPRDAVVTVWFELGPGEGDGGAGVREPRRPGPGDGGLRQELDEPGNNEVGAVL
- a CDS encoding geranylgeranyl reductase family protein; protein product: MTEPQPLTEHTADVIVVGAGPAGSTTAYYLAKAGLDVLLLEKTAFPREKVCGDGLTPRATKQLVSMGIDISEEAGWLRNKGLRIIGGGVRLQLDWPELAAYPNYGLVRKRDDFDEQLANQAQKAGARLHQRCNVGAPIVDDRTGRITGVHAKLGEEKTPVTFHAPLVVAADGNSTRLSLAMGLHRRDDRPMGVAVRTYFTSPRHDDDYLESWLELWDRRGSEDRLLPGYGWIFGMGDGTSNVGLGILDSSSAYKELDWREVLKAWCASMPEDWGYTPDNMTMPIRGAALPMAFNRQPHYTKGLLLVGDAGGMVNPFNGEGIAYAMESGQIAADVIVQAHARQTPAQRELALHRYPKVLKDTYGGYYTLGRAFVKLIGNPKVMKIATQRGLTHPMLMRFTLKMLANLTDPTGGDAMDRIINGLSKVAPKA
- a CDS encoding GNAT family N-acetyltransferase, with protein sequence MTKQALPTKTLPAVHLRVPTHEDAFVWHRLFDDPDVMEFHGGAPAELSVYEELTARQRRHDAEHGFCFWTLLDADGEPIGFTGAQPWPHDWGPKGEIEIGWRLGRAAWGKGYATAAAQATLERVRAAGVGHVVAMVDARNERSVAVTRRLGMELAETFTTPVSKREAHRFRLAL